The proteins below come from a single Leptospiraceae bacterium genomic window:
- a CDS encoding diguanylate cyclase, with protein sequence MKIVINKKKLSQIQEKRIIDKKYTILLVDDEPANLNSLTMVLEDKYHIFTANTGIEALEIIKKVPNPEKFDLIISDQRMPEMSGVEFLKQTISIIPKTVRIILTGYTDINDTIDSINEGHVYKFLTKPIEPNNLIVSLQRALEAYELERQNVRLINQLQEMNENLEHLVEERTKLLEESYSSLKKQKEELEYLSNFQDSLVSELELLSITDPLTGLANRRWLESYIKEECDNAGRNQKEVSILMLDVDHFKLYNDFYGHAMGDKCIKKVAEILKKTIAGKKGLAARYGGEEFCCVLTDSNFEGAIVFAKEILNEIRREAIPHEKSSTAAYVTVSIGAYSVLPKDGESSMELIRTADNYLYNAKKNGRNQISTN encoded by the coding sequence ATGAAAATTGTTATAAATAAAAAGAAGCTTAGTCAAATTCAAGAAAAACGTATAATTGATAAAAAATATACGATTCTATTAGTTGACGATGAACCCGCAAACCTCAATTCGTTAACGATGGTATTAGAAGATAAATATCATATCTTTACCGCAAACACTGGTATAGAGGCTCTGGAGATAATAAAAAAAGTGCCGAATCCGGAAAAATTTGATTTAATCATTTCAGATCAAAGAATGCCTGAAATGTCAGGGGTAGAATTTTTAAAACAAACCATTTCGATAATTCCGAAAACTGTTCGTATTATACTTACTGGATACACAGATATAAATGATACAATTGATTCTATAAATGAAGGTCATGTTTATAAATTTTTAACAAAGCCCATTGAACCAAATAACCTTATTGTCTCTTTACAGAGAGCACTTGAAGCTTATGAGTTAGAGAGGCAAAATGTCCGTTTAATTAATCAATTGCAAGAAATGAATGAAAATCTAGAACACTTAGTTGAAGAAAGAACCAAGCTACTCGAAGAATCCTATTCCAGTCTTAAAAAACAAAAAGAAGAACTCGAATATCTTTCAAATTTTCAAGATTCTTTGGTAAGCGAATTAGAACTTTTGTCTATAACCGATCCTCTTACAGGACTTGCCAATCGGAGGTGGCTAGAATCATATATAAAAGAAGAATGTGACAATGCAGGTCGAAACCAAAAAGAAGTTTCAATATTAATGCTTGATGTAGACCACTTTAAACTATATAACGATTTTTACGGACATGCAATGGGAGATAAATGTATTAAAAAAGTTGCAGAAATACTAAAAAAAACGATTGCGGGTAAAAAAGGATTAGCTGCTCGATATGGCGGAGAAGAGTTTTGTTGTGTTCTAACGGACAGCAATTTTGAAGGTGCCATTGTTTTTGCAAAGGAGATTTTAAATGAAATAAGAAGAGAAGCAATTCCCCATGAAAAATCTAGCACGGCTGCGTATGTAACAGTAAGTATAGGGGCTTATTCTGTTTTGCCAAAAGATGGTGAATCCTCAATGGAACTAATTCGAACTGCGGATAATTATCTATACAATGCAAAGAAAAATGGACGAAATCAAATATCTACAAACTAG
- a CDS encoding PAS domain-containing protein translates to MSKLLVNEGYDLYNFNFNERIITSLQSYQPDLILLNVHSLRNDSNDFFGYIEERTKKDPLPILFLNPFSKIKNIVRDNYLSLVDNISSPKKIDELLYRIERIIDISHNMQRLKNENLSLDDEVIEQKIKKLIAQESEERLATILDSVEAFIYIKDTDYQYQYANKKLRDLFGKSMEEIVNKDDFEFFDNATALHLRENDKQVIEYGKRLAEEEVNTGKDGLITTAFVSVKLPLFAENGIVYALCGISTEITKRKQAEDELKRAISLLEERHNQLKDTQAQLVQAEKMAALGTLVAGVAHEVNNPTNYISISSYTLQNDLNSFRKDVSEMVIDSEKETIDYFESQFNKFQKSLLNILEGSERIRMIVQDLKSFSRLDESEKKEVNLVEILESTLRIIKTQFQNPMEIVTAYNFVEKIECYPAQLGQVFLNILLNSYHAILQKQKVSEKNLIGKIEVILDGNPNEVKITISDNGCGMPEDVKLKMFEPFFTTKPVGQGTGLGLSISYGIIEKHKGIINVQSTLGKGTSIIIIIPYLA, encoded by the coding sequence TTGTCAAAACTCTTAGTAAATGAGGGATATGATTTATATAATTTCAATTTTAATGAACGAATTATTACATCATTACAATCATATCAACCAGATTTAATTCTTCTTAATGTCCATAGTTTACGAAACGACTCAAACGATTTTTTTGGCTATATTGAAGAACGAACGAAAAAAGATCCTCTACCTATTCTATTTTTAAACCCATTCAGTAAAATAAAAAACATAGTTCGCGATAATTATCTTAGTCTTGTAGATAATATCTCAAGCCCAAAAAAAATCGATGAGCTTTTATATCGTATCGAACGAATAATCGATATTAGCCATAATATGCAAAGGTTAAAAAATGAAAATCTTTCCTTGGACGATGAGGTTATCGAGCAGAAAATAAAAAAACTAATAGCTCAGGAAAGTGAAGAACGATTGGCGACAATTTTAGATAGTGTAGAAGCTTTTATTTATATAAAGGATACAGACTACCAATACCAGTATGCAAATAAAAAACTTCGCGATCTTTTTGGTAAGTCAATGGAAGAAATCGTAAATAAAGATGATTTTGAGTTTTTTGATAATGCAACCGCCTTACATTTGAGGGAAAATGATAAGCAAGTAATTGAATACGGTAAAAGGTTGGCGGAAGAAGAAGTAAATACAGGAAAAGATGGTCTTATTACGACAGCATTTGTATCAGTTAAACTTCCATTATTTGCTGAAAATGGCATTGTTTATGCGTTATGCGGAATTTCTACTGAAATAACAAAACGCAAACAAGCAGAAGATGAATTAAAGCGAGCAATAAGTCTACTCGAAGAACGGCATAATCAATTGAAGGACACACAAGCACAATTGGTTCAAGCAGAAAAGATGGCTGCTTTAGGAACACTTGTAGCTGGAGTTGCACATGAAGTAAATAATCCGACGAATTATATTTCAATCAGTTCGTATACGCTACAGAACGATTTAAATTCTTTCAGAAAAGATGTTTCAGAGATGGTCATTGACAGTGAAAAAGAGACAATTGATTATTTTGAATCTCAATTTAATAAATTTCAGAAGTCTTTACTAAATATTCTCGAAGGAAGTGAACGGATAAGAATGATTGTCCAGGATTTAAAATCCTTTTCTCGGCTTGATGAATCTGAAAAAAAAGAAGTAAACCTTGTAGAAATTTTAGAATCTACTTTAAGAATAATAAAAACTCAATTTCAAAATCCAATGGAAATTGTTACCGCATATAACTTTGTTGAGAAAATTGAATGTTACCCAGCACAATTGGGTCAAGTATTCTTAAATATTCTGTTAAATTCCTATCATGCAATTTTACAAAAACAAAAAGTCAGTGAAAAAAATCTAATCGGGAAAATCGAAGTTATTCTCGACGGAAATCCGAACGAAGTAAAAATCACTATTTCCGATAACGGCTGTGGGATGCCAGAAGATGTTAAATTAAAAATGTTTGAGCCTTTTTTTACGACAAAGCCAGTAGGTCAGGGAACTGGACTAGGACTCTCAATTTCCTATGGAATAATTGAAAAACATAAAGGGATAATAAATGTTCAATCTACACTTGGCAAAGGAACGAGCATTATTATCATTATACCCTATTTAGCATGA
- a CDS encoding IS3 family transposase produces MSFRRCSHYLGHSRANYYKGKKRLIKEEEKKAIVIKEVLKIRKLKAKTGTIKLKKEMDKKLSFKIGRDWLFSLMNEYGLAIKKKKRSIKTTNSRHKFPIYRNEIKDLPTNFPGFIIVSDITYIPTLEGNLYLSLLTERNTKKILGYNIGESLIVEESIKALEIALKMLPKTHHEIVYHHSDRGSQYCCYDYVNILKSQNIRISMTEDNHCYENAVAERVNGILKDEFLLDKFPSKELARKSIKQSIKIYNESRLHQTIDYLTPDEAYYKKWSTYFRN; encoded by the coding sequence ATATCATTTAGACGCTGTAGTCACTATCTAGGACATAGTAGAGCAAATTATTATAAAGGCAAAAAGAGGCTAATAAAAGAAGAAGAGAAAAAAGCAATAGTAATCAAAGAAGTGTTGAAAATACGCAAACTAAAAGCCAAAACAGGAACTATCAAATTAAAAAAGGAGATGGATAAGAAACTCTCATTTAAGATAGGCAGGGATTGGCTCTTTTCGCTTATGAACGAATATGGATTAGCCATCAAAAAGAAAAAGCGATCAATAAAAACTACAAATTCCCGTCATAAATTTCCAATCTATAGAAATGAAATAAAAGATTTGCCTACCAATTTTCCGGGATTCATTATAGTTTCGGATATTACATATATACCTACACTTGAGGGTAATCTATATTTGTCGTTACTTACAGAAAGGAATACAAAGAAAATACTCGGTTACAACATTGGAGAAAGCCTGATCGTAGAAGAGTCAATTAAGGCACTTGAGATTGCACTCAAAATGCTACCTAAAACGCATCATGAAATAGTGTATCATCATTCCGATCGTGGTTCGCAGTATTGCTGCTATGATTACGTGAATATTCTTAAATCGCAAAATATTCGTATAAGCATGACAGAGGATAATCACTGTTATGAGAACGCCGTTGCTGAAAGGGTGAATGGAATTTTGAAGGATGAATTTCTATTAGATAAATTTCCTTCTAAGGAATTGGCTCGCAAGTCAATTAAACAAAGTATCAAAATATACAATGAATCAAGACTCCACCAAACAATTGATTACCTAACTCCAGATGAAGCTTACTATAAAAAATGGTCTACTTATTTTAGGAATTGA
- a CDS encoding transposase, with product MEKKVSPTYIRYSEAFQKKVVEEIRQGKFTMEGARKFYDISGSSTVRKWLKKWGTKSDLARKVVIQMPNEVEERKKLKEEIKKLKIALADSVMKNQVYETLIEVVDEHYNTDVKKTFQ from the coding sequence ATGGAAAAAAAAGTAAGTCCGACATATATTCGATATAGCGAAGCTTTTCAGAAAAAAGTGGTAGAAGAAATCAGGCAAGGAAAGTTTACGATGGAAGGAGCTAGAAAGTTTTACGACATTTCAGGCTCATCGACTGTGAGAAAGTGGTTGAAGAAATGGGGAACGAAAAGTGATTTAGCAAGAAAGGTGGTGATACAGATGCCGAATGAAGTAGAAGAACGAAAAAAGTTGAAAGAAGAGATCAAGAAGTTGAAGATAGCATTAGCAGATTCAGTAATGAAAAATCAAGTATATGAGACTTTGATAGAAGTTGTGGATGAGCATTACAATACGGACGTAAAAAAAACTTTTCAGTAA
- a CDS encoding DUF1574 family protein translates to MNLSSKIRKSFYVDALSQLLFPSYKHKFSLINTLPRIISNRKSYSETSNRMEYLTFISFTENMISSESNRKPLYGEDASNIFTEAYNNKAGDNKLVESYYYNYKIHDGFWKILINELSRAQKKGIRIVVWIPTDHKAFKSLIYPKYYIDKLFIEKLKALLVSEKIPLFDANSISERCDYWRDSIHIHPKCYPLIADEILKIGFE, encoded by the coding sequence TTGAATTTATCGTCAAAAATTCGAAAATCATTCTATGTAGACGCATTGAGTCAATTATTATTTCCATCTTATAAACATAAGTTTTCGTTAATTAATACTTTGCCGCGGATAATATCAAATCGTAAATCTTATTCAGAGACGTCTAATCGTATGGAATACTTAACTTTTATTAGCTTTACCGAAAATATGATTTCTTCGGAATCAAATCGTAAACCTTTATACGGAGAAGACGCATCTAATATTTTCACTGAGGCTTACAATAATAAGGCGGGAGATAATAAGCTTGTAGAAAGTTATTACTATAATTATAAAATACACGATGGTTTTTGGAAAATTTTGATTAACGAATTAAGCAGAGCACAAAAAAAAGGAATTCGAATAGTTGTATGGATACCAACAGATCATAAAGCTTTTAAAAGCTTAATTTATCCGAAGTATTATATTGATAAATTATTTATAGAAAAGCTAAAGGCATTGTTAGTCTCTGAAAAAATTCCTTTGTTTGATGCCAATTCTATTTCAGAACGATGTGATTATTGGAGAGATTCTATTCATATTCATCCAAAATGCTATCCTTTGATCGCTGACGAAATTTTAAAAATTGGTTTTGAGTAA
- a CDS encoding adenylate/guanylate cyclase domain-containing protein gives MLRKSLSLLIANYFCLHLKEELKKNDTLLNHITLEGIPFWELTEKMIEELENDFPELKSMHLPEFNIFRKWNAKWRIKETFVIEYENSSYKIYNQYYYIRLLDLRDGTEESQKALAEIVKAQLSKTKFFGQKVTFGRFFQGESHMREIIRETLLHHKEFSSEENYQIILEQSDFISKCAYTYFDGIVQEAYTKSDALLKNILPDSVAEELKANGKVSPIHLDSGTVLFTDFSGFTKIASSMSPNDLIQELDICFSAFDSITAKYNLEKIKTIGDSYLCVGGLFGDSLHAQNSCYAAKEILQFLKDRKEQKEKEGRAYWDIRIGIHTGPLVAGVIGEKKFAFDIWGDTVNTASRMESSGEIGKINVSEELYLKVKDIFQFSYRGEIEAKGKGKMKMYLLET, from the coding sequence ATGCTCCGAAAAAGTCTATCTTTACTAATTGCAAATTATTTCTGTCTCCATTTAAAAGAAGAATTAAAAAAGAATGATACACTATTAAATCATATCACTTTAGAAGGAATTCCATTTTGGGAATTGACTGAGAAGATGATTGAAGAATTAGAAAATGATTTTCCAGAATTGAAAAGTATGCATCTTCCAGAATTTAATATATTTAGAAAATGGAATGCGAAATGGAGAATTAAAGAGACGTTTGTGATCGAATATGAAAATTCGAGTTATAAAATTTATAATCAATATTATTATATAAGGCTTTTAGATTTAAGAGATGGAACAGAGGAAAGTCAAAAAGCGTTAGCAGAAATTGTAAAAGCACAACTTTCTAAAACCAAATTCTTTGGACAAAAAGTTACGTTTGGACGCTTCTTTCAAGGCGAAAGTCATATGCGAGAAATTATTCGGGAAACTTTACTCCATCACAAGGAATTTTCAAGTGAAGAGAATTATCAAATTATTTTAGAGCAAAGTGATTTTATTTCAAAATGCGCTTATACTTATTTTGATGGGATTGTCCAGGAAGCTTATACAAAAAGTGATGCACTACTAAAAAATATTTTACCTGATTCTGTTGCTGAGGAGCTAAAGGCAAATGGAAAGGTATCTCCGATTCATCTTGATTCTGGAACAGTGTTATTCACTGACTTCTCCGGATTTACAAAAATTGCAAGTAGTATGAGTCCCAATGATTTAATTCAGGAACTAGATATTTGCTTTTCTGCTTTTGACTCTATCACAGCAAAATACAATTTAGAAAAAATTAAAACAATAGGCGATAGTTATCTATGCGTCGGAGGTTTATTCGGTGACTCTCTTCATGCGCAAAATTCTTGTTATGCGGCAAAAGAAATTCTACAATTTCTAAAGGATCGTAAAGAACAAAAAGAAAAAGAGGGCAGGGCTTATTGGGATATTCGAATCGGAATACATACAGGTCCACTTGTCGCCGGAGTGATAGGAGAAAAGAAATTTGCATTCGATATCTGGGGAGATACAGTCAATACAGCAAGCAGAATGGAATCAAGCGGAGAAATCGGAAAAATAAATGTATCCGAAGAACTTTACTTAAAAGTCAAAGATATTTTTCAATTTTCCTATCGAGGCGAAATAGAGGCTAAGGGCAAAGGCAAGATGAAAATGTATTTGTTAGAGACTTAG
- a CDS encoding UPF0175 family protein, translating into MTQRQDFKAEFTAQVRLFVAIELFRLHKLSVGKATELSGLSKELFKLELFRCNIPLINYSPDELEKELEILNQC; encoded by the coding sequence ATGACACAAAGACAGGATTTTAAGGCAGAATTTACTGCACAAGTCCGGTTGTTTGTTGCGATTGAACTGTTTCGACTTCATAAATTATCAGTTGGAAAAGCCACTGAGCTTTCTGGTTTATCGAAAGAATTATTTAAGCTAGAATTATTTCGTTGTAATATTCCTCTCATTAACTATTCACCTGATGAATTAGAAAAGGAATTAGAAATTCTAAATCAATGCTGA
- a CDS encoding type II toxin-antitoxin system VapC family toxin has protein sequence MSLLLDTHTLLWSLFEPKNLSLKAKTAISNRSNRIYVSNISLWEISLKFAIKKLTLNKIEPDALPEKIVESGFEFLEDAPEIFASFHKLPMISHADPFDRLIIWQAISNDMILISKDKNFKEYNSFGLKTLW, from the coding sequence ATGAGCTTACTTTTAGATACTCATACACTATTATGGTCTCTATTTGAGCCTAAAAATTTATCTTTGAAAGCAAAGACTGCAATTTCGAATCGGTCAAATAGGATTTATGTAAGTAATATTTCTCTTTGGGAAATTTCTTTAAAATTTGCAATCAAGAAGCTAACGCTAAATAAAATCGAGCCAGATGCATTACCTGAAAAAATAGTAGAATCAGGATTTGAATTTTTAGAAGATGCACCGGAAATATTTGCATCCTTTCATAAGTTACCGATGATTAGCCACGCTGATCCTTTCGACCGATTGATTATCTGGCAAGCTATTTCGAATGATATGATTTTAATTTCGAAAGACAAGAACTTTAAAGAATATAATTCTTTTGGATTAAAAACTCTTTGGTGA
- a CDS encoding prevent-host-death protein, with amino-acid sequence MKTMTVAEFKSHFSEVLQTLKSGEEIAVSYGKKHETIGIFMPFSKYYSQKPRKLGILNGKASFKIAKNFKMTEEEFLNS; translated from the coding sequence ATGAAAACAATGACTGTCGCAGAATTTAAATCTCATTTTTCCGAAGTTCTTCAAACTCTTAAATCAGGCGAGGAAATTGCAGTATCTTACGGGAAAAAGCATGAAACCATTGGAATATTTATGCCATTTTCTAAATACTATTCGCAGAAGCCGAGAAAGTTAGGCATTTTAAACGGAAAGGCTTCTTTTAAGATTGCAAAGAATTTCAAAATGACTGAAGAAGAATTTTTAAATTCATGA
- a CDS encoding DUF1566 domain-containing protein, whose amino-acid sequence MIYGLSGIGNCASGTIIAQTWTNGIVYNNSLSFGSKSWWLPNLNELLSIVDYTKITPTINTRYWTSTTLTTTNAYVVSFGDGGFTLGNGKSNQYYVRCVSGP is encoded by the coding sequence ATCATCTATGGTTTAAGTGGAATTGGAAATTGTGCATCAGGAACTATAATCGCTCAAACTTGGACAAATGGCATTGTATACAACAATTCGCTATCATTTGGTTCAAAAAGCTGGTGGCTGCCTAACTTAAACGAATTATTAAGTATCGTAGATTATACGAAAATAACGCCTACGATTAATACAAGATATTGGACTTCTACTACTTTAACTACGACAAATGCTTACGTCGTTAGCTTCGGTGATGGAGGTTTTACCTTAGGCAATGGCAAATCTAATCAATACTACGTCCGCTGCGTCTCCGGACCCTAA
- a CDS encoding TonB-dependent receptor has translation MQISQATASSLDTRLSEAKDRNFSYLVEGFYKKNQSSGNLNLYLQIYDPNTGYIIDAYNVTDELIDQENLVLDPIEVKEEDDKRIDRLVKKLETMVTLNKKKKENRENINDYIVNSSISQNRNFRIQTDNKSNEDASAVFDLLQNQVTTSATKIARATNEVPNLVNVISQNEIKQYGRISINDIMYQLPGFAASQDYERRTVSSRGMFESWNSAHYMMLMDGVTHNDNQYGSAYTWEITPLNIIKSLEIVRGPGSALYGSNATFGVININTFSGGDLKGSYTTRMRTGDSGTTILDFITGDKKEKFSYVLSYNKYKTSGNNYMSYDNSGRTNPFTGTLQQFKTNDERNNDYLFTKIEGEGALKGLSLQYHKQAWNFQTGHGWLFRIPDIKESMSHERHLTTIKYTSNITDKLVQEYVIRYQLHSINWNMRLAESNAYDGYYPAGVSEYLKTSTQDWFGRVQYTYNFASNGASILGGVESDYFLYKGDAEHYSNAKLSDVAGGAPPTASGGPEKLGQWMQWIGGKPVRKIGTFFQLVSGKLINKKVEFTFGIRNDNTLLQFKAVDGKVYPLATSDAFNPANDPFLRDENNAQLNLMGYHPAEKRTLSSTNPRLGAVFFPLKNLTLKTMAGTAFREPTNSDLFGYNTWTLTSDPRKMKPEKIQTYEGAFDWHATKNLNLKGNYFYTKFENQIAYSSTGIIVVANLYNLTTKGWEFELLYVFGKNISGFANYSYNQRVQEKIQDRSISTNQNQTTWTPSQTYNFGFNLNLDKFLASITIQHQGKVLRRKWSDFTPIDTNYGYPTTGDPVFGRDPTITQPTLTSNYLYRPNTVPAWTNVNLRFMYKYEENIQFGFTILNAANTHQALIKSNNYAFDYLREGRRYLFEANLTF, from the coding sequence TTGCAAATTTCCCAAGCAACTGCAAGTAGTCTAGACACTAGATTAAGTGAGGCTAAGGACAGAAATTTTTCTTACTTAGTCGAAGGATTTTATAAGAAGAATCAAAGTTCCGGAAATTTAAATCTTTATTTGCAAATTTATGATCCAAACACTGGGTATATTATAGATGCGTACAATGTAACCGATGAACTTATTGACCAAGAAAATTTAGTTTTAGATCCTATTGAAGTGAAAGAAGAGGACGATAAACGCATTGATCGTCTTGTAAAAAAATTAGAAACAATGGTAACACTAAATAAAAAGAAAAAAGAGAATCGCGAAAATATAAATGATTATATTGTAAATTCTTCGATCTCTCAGAATAGAAATTTTAGGATTCAAACTGACAATAAAAGCAATGAAGATGCCAGTGCAGTTTTTGATCTTTTACAAAACCAAGTTACTACATCCGCTACAAAGATAGCCAGAGCGACAAATGAAGTCCCTAATTTAGTTAACGTAATTTCCCAAAATGAAATAAAACAATATGGTCGAATCAGTATCAATGATATTATGTACCAGCTACCGGGATTTGCCGCTAGTCAAGATTATGAGCGCAGAACAGTATCCTCGCGCGGGATGTTTGAAAGCTGGAATAGTGCCCATTATATGATGTTAATGGACGGGGTAACGCATAACGACAATCAGTATGGCTCAGCCTATACTTGGGAAATAACTCCTTTAAATATAATTAAATCGCTAGAAATTGTAAGAGGGCCAGGTTCTGCACTCTATGGATCGAATGCAACTTTCGGAGTAATCAATATTAATACTTTTTCCGGTGGTGATTTAAAAGGAAGTTATACAACTAGAATGAGAACGGGGGATAGTGGAACTACTATTTTAGATTTTATTACTGGCGATAAAAAGGAAAAATTTTCTTATGTGCTTTCTTATAATAAATACAAAACTTCCGGAAATAATTATATGAGCTATGATAACTCAGGGCGCACAAATCCTTTTACAGGTACATTGCAACAATTTAAGACTAATGATGAGCGTAATAATGATTATCTCTTTACAAAAATAGAAGGAGAAGGGGCTTTAAAAGGATTAAGCTTACAATATCATAAGCAAGCTTGGAATTTTCAAACTGGACATGGGTGGCTTTTTAGAATCCCTGATATTAAAGAATCAATGAGTCATGAAAGGCATCTGACTACTATAAAATATACAAGTAATATTACAGATAAATTAGTGCAAGAATACGTTATTCGCTATCAATTGCATTCTATCAATTGGAATATGAGACTCGCTGAGAGTAACGCATACGACGGATATTACCCAGCCGGAGTAAGTGAGTATTTAAAAACAAGCACACAGGATTGGTTTGGTCGGGTTCAGTATACTTATAATTTCGCTAGTAATGGGGCGAGTATTCTGGGTGGAGTAGAATCAGACTATTTTTTGTATAAAGGGGATGCTGAGCATTATTCGAATGCAAAACTTTCTGACGTTGCTGGTGGTGCTCCTCCAACCGCAAGTGGTGGACCGGAAAAGTTGGGTCAATGGATGCAATGGATTGGGGGTAAACCAGTTCGAAAAATTGGAACTTTTTTTCAATTAGTTTCTGGAAAGTTAATCAATAAAAAAGTAGAATTTACTTTTGGCATTAGAAATGATAATACGCTTTTGCAATTTAAAGCGGTAGATGGAAAAGTGTATCCATTAGCCACTTCAGATGCATTTAATCCTGCCAATGATCCATTTTTACGTGACGAAAACAATGCACAATTAAACTTAATGGGTTATCATCCAGCGGAAAAACGAACTTTGAGTTCTACAAATCCAAGATTAGGAGCAGTCTTTTTTCCATTAAAAAACTTAACTTTAAAGACTATGGCAGGAACTGCGTTTAGAGAGCCCACAAATTCAGATTTATTTGGTTATAACACATGGACACTAACGTCTGATCCAAGAAAAATGAAACCGGAAAAAATTCAAACATACGAAGGTGCATTTGATTGGCACGCGACAAAGAATTTAAATCTCAAAGGAAATTATTTTTACACAAAATTTGAAAATCAAATTGCATACTCCTCAACCGGCATTATCGTAGTGGCTAATCTATATAACCTTACAACGAAGGGATGGGAATTTGAATTGCTGTATGTTTTTGGGAAAAATATTTCAGGGTTTGCGAATTATTCTTATAACCAGCGTGTGCAAGAGAAAATTCAAGATAGAAGTATTTCAACCAATCAAAATCAAACTACATGGACACCTAGTCAAACCTACAACTTTGGATTTAATTTAAATTTGGATAAGTTTTTAGCTTCTATAACCATTCAACACCAAGGCAAAGTATTAAGAAGAAAATGGAGTGATTTCACTCCAATTGATACGAACTATGGATATCCGACAACTGGTGATCCTGTATTTGGTCGAGATCCAACTATCACCCAGCCAACTCTTACGAGTAATTACCTTTACAGACCGAACACAGTTCCAGCCTGGACAAATGTTAATTTGCGCTTCATGTACAAATACGAAGAAAATATACAATTTGGTTTTACTATTTTAAATGCGGCTAATACGCATCAGGCTTTAATAAAGAGTAATAATTATGCTTTCGATTATTTACGTGAAGGCAGGCGGTATTTGTTTGAGGCAAACTTAACCTTTTAA
- a CDS encoding response regulator, with protein MKILIHIHSNAFRKYLVSALSNIEHESDIVHSPSEILEMLKTNLYDAVAFNVEMEGVNGIDLAEEIRKLNSKIPILLFSSRKETVEKLQSRNISQVEVLPNDIKVEQLKLILSKYDNSESSPKKILLVEDDKVNQILFKKLIKKTAFTLETADNGKRALELLSQENFKLVFMDMEMPVLNGYETTKVIRESSSSVLNHEVPIIALTGNNNEKDKEKCKEAGMNDFLTKPIQIEEINRIIAFYSK; from the coding sequence ATGAAAATTTTAATACATATTCACAGCAACGCCTTTCGTAAATACTTAGTCTCTGCATTATCGAACATAGAACATGAATCTGATATAGTTCATTCTCCTTCTGAAATTCTAGAAATGTTAAAAACAAATCTCTATGATGCTGTCGCTTTTAATGTTGAAATGGAAGGAGTTAATGGTATTGATTTAGCAGAAGAAATTCGTAAACTAAATAGTAAGATTCCAATTCTACTTTTTTCTAGTAGAAAAGAGACCGTCGAAAAACTACAAAGCCGAAACATCTCTCAAGTTGAAGTCTTACCGAATGATATCAAAGTCGAACAACTAAAATTAATTCTAAGTAAATATGATAATTCCGAAAGCAGTCCAAAGAAAATTTTATTAGTAGAAGATGATAAAGTAAACCAAATCCTGTTTAAAAAGTTAATCAAGAAAACAGCGTTTACTTTAGAAACTGCGGATAACGGCAAACGAGCATTAGAATTACTTTCTCAGGAAAATTTTAAACTAGTCTTTATGGATATGGAAATGCCAGTTTTAAATGGATATGAAACAACCAAAGTCATTCGGGAATCGTCCTCGAGTGTATTAAATCACGAAGTCCCAATCATTGCACTCACTGGAAACAACAATGAAAAAGATAAAGAAAAATGTAAAGAAGCAGGAATGAATGATTTTCTTACAAAACCAATCCAAATAGAAGAAATAAACAGAATCATTGCTTTTTATTCAAAATGA